Part of the Labilibaculum antarcticum genome, AATGTATATGATTCTTCAGCGCCAGGAAGTCCAGCTATAACTGTACGAGTTATTTTTTCAATTTCTTCTGCCGACATTAAATTGAATTTCGCTTCCGCTTTTTTCAAAATATCTTCAGTATAATCTTGTCTTGAATTTTCTCTCTTTAAAATGAAAACATCAAAAGCTGCGAATATTTCAATTTCAAATTTAAGAGCATTGGAACCATCTCCTGATTCGAAGGCTAAATCGGTTCTCGACCAATCTAAAACCGGCATGAAATTGTAGCAAATGGTTTCGATTCCACAGGCACCAAGATTCTTAATGCACTCCTTGTAGTTCTCTACAAAAAGTTTGCAGTTACCTGTTTGTGTTTTAATATCCTCATGAACAGGAACACTCTCCACAACCGACCAAGTAAGTCCAGCTGCTTCAATTTCGGCAATTCTCTTCTTAATTTCTTCAATTGTCCAAATTTCTCCGTTTGGGATGTGATGAAGAGCCGAAACGATACCTGTTGCTCCGGTTTGTCTTATTTCCTGAAGGGAGATTGGATCGTTTGGACCGTACCATCTCCATGTTTGTTCTAATGACATCTTGTTCGTTTTTAGTAAATGGGCAAAACGGACAAGAGGTGATTGAATTCTTGTTTCGTTTTGCCACATAAACACGCTAGCCTGAATTAATATATAATTGTAACTAAAAAGCCTACTTTGATTTGGTATTATACGCCGCTATATGCACTAAATCCGCCATCAACAGGAATAACAACGCCTGTAACAAAAGCCGACCAGTCCGATAGTAAATAGAGTAGAGTACCCTGCAATTCGTCAGGAGTTCCGTAACGTTCCATTGGTGTATTGTTGATAATTTTCACACCTCTGGCTGTTGGTTCCCCTGTTTCTTCATCAGTTAATAAAAAGCGATTCTGATTGGTCAATAAAAATCCTGGAGCAATTGCGTTAACACGAACGCCCATTTTTGAAAAATGTACCGCCAACCATTGAGTGAAGTTATTAACCGCAGCTTTCGCCGCAGAATAAGCTGCAATTCTGGTTAATGGACGAAAGGAGTTCATCGAAGAAACATTCACAATCGATCCTGATTTCTTATCGATCATATCCATGGCAAATACCATAGTTGGAAGAATTGTTCCTTTAAAGTTCAAATCAAAAACTTTATCAAAACCTTCCATTTTCATTCCAAAGAAAGTTTCATCAAGGTCTTCGAGATCAGAATCTACCATTTGATCAACACCAGATGTAGCCAGAGGAGAATTTCCTCCGGCTCCATTGATTAGATAATCTACACTCCCCAGCATATTATTAATTATCTTTTTCGCTTTCTGTAATGATTCCTTATCGAGTACGCTTGCCGCAACTCCAATAGAAGAAACATTAAATTCTTTCTCAATTTCCTGAGCTAATTTTTCAACGGCTTCAGCATTAATGTCTACCAAGGCTGTCTTTACGCCCATTGCGGCCAACGATTTTGCCATTGCTGAGCAAATTACTCCTGCTGCTCCGGTAATAACAGCTACTTTACCTTTAAGGTTGGTATCCATATTTTTTTATTTTCTAATTTCTTTGATGATGGCCATTGCCTCTGAGGTTTTAGCTTCAATAGCTTCGTAATTGAATGATCCGTCAGTATTTTTAATCATTAACTGCGATCCCATTCCTACGCAATGAACACCAGCATTAAACCATTTAGTCAAATTCTCTTTCTCTGGTTTTACTCCACCAGTCGGCATGATTGATGACCAAGGGAATGGACCTTTAACCGCTTTCACGAATTCTGGACCACCAACTTGTTCTCCAGGAAAGATTTTAACTACTTCCGCTCCCAATTCTTCGGCGTAAGAGATTTCAGTTAATGAACCACAACCTGGTGACCAGGCAATTTTTCTGCGATTACACACTTTAGCCATTTCTGCATTTAAAATTGGCGAAACCACAAAGTTTGCTCCTAATTGAATGTATATAGATGTTGTTCCTGCATCAATAACAGAACCAACGCCCAATATCATTTCAGGACATTCTTTGGCTGACCATTTATTAAGTTCTCCGAAAACTTCGTGAGCAAAATCGCCACGGTTTACAAACTCAAAAATACGAGCTCCACCTTTGTAACAGGCTTTTACTACTTTTTTGCAAACTTCTATATCTGAATGAAAAAACACAGGTACCATTCCTGTTTCTTTCATTTTTAACGCAACTTCTATTCTTGAAAATCTAGCCATTTCTATTCTAATTATGAGATATAAATTATGAATTATTAGTTGTCTTGCATTAATAACAAGAGTATGCAAATTCTCTAATTCATAATTATTAATTCATCATTTATAATTCCGTGTTATCTTGCAACTCGTCCGGATGCATCACCGTCCATTAATTTCACAACTTCTTCAACACTAACTTGATTGTAGTCACCAAAAATAGTGTGTTTCAAACAAGAAGCAGCAACTGCAAAATTTAATGCTTTTTGATCATCATTTGCCCATGTAATTAATCCGTAAATTAATCCACCCATAAATGAATCACCACCTCCAACACGATCAACAATGTGAGTAATTTGATAGGTGTTGTTAGCTTTGAATAATTCTTTTCCATCGTATAAAACACCAGTCCATGAGTTGTGATTGGCACTGATGGATCCACGCAAAGTGGTAATAACCTTTTTACATCTTGGGAATTGTTTCATGATTTGTTGTGAAACAGACAAATAAGCATCGGCTTCAACATGACCACCAGTAACGTCAACACCTTCTGGGCTAACTCCTAAAACTTTTTCAGCATCTTCTTCGTTACCCAAAATCACATCACAACCAGCAACTAATTCAGGCATTACTTCTTCAGCAGTTTTCCCATAATTCCATAGATTCTTTCTATAATTCAAATCTGTAGAAACAGTAATGCCTCTTTTGTTAGCTTCTTTAATAGCCTCTAAACAAACATCGGCAGCGCCTTGAGAGATTGCAGGAGTAATACCTGTCCAATGAAACCAGTTGGCACCATCAAAGACTTTATCCCAGTCGATCATTCCAATTTCGATTTCGGCAGCAGCAGAATTTGCTCTGTCGTAAACCACTTTACTACCACGACTAACGGCTCCTGTTTCCAGGAAATATATACCTAAACGATCGCCACCCCAAACAATTTGATCTACGCCAACACCATATTTTCTTAGGTCCATCATGCAGGCACGCCCAATGTCATTTTTTGGTAAACGAGTTACGAAATCAACATTTAAACCATAGTTAGCAAGTGATACAGCAACATTTGCTTCACCACCACCGTAGGTTGCATTAAAATTATCTGTTTGAGAAAATCTTGAATAGCCAGGAGTTGAAAGTCTTAGCATGATCTCACCGAAGGTAACTACTTTATTCATCTGATTTTATTGTTTAAAATTGTTTAAAAATTGAAATATTTTTTAGCATTGTAATAGCAGATTCCCTGTACGATTTCTTTCAAAAGATCTTCATCGTAAGGGATTAGTCCTTTTTCTACATCATTACCAATAAGGTTGCATAGAATTCTGCGGAAATATTCGTGACGGCTATAGCTCAAAAATGATCTGGAATCGGTTAGCATACCAACAAATCGGCTTAATAAACCAAGATTTGAAAGTGTATTTAATTGTTTTTCCATGCCATCTTTCTGATCCAAAAACCACCATCCCGATCCCCACTGAATTTTACCAGCCGTTTTTCCATCCTGAAAGTTGCCAATCATAGTGGCGTAGACTTCGTTGTGTGCTGGGTTTAAGTTATATAGTGTTGTTTTTGTCAATTTTTCTTCTGAAGCCAAACGATTTAGGAACTTCGACATGTCTTCAGCCACCAATTTGTCTGCGATTGAATCAAATCCTGTATCAGCTCCCAGCTTGTTAAACATGCCAGTATTATTGTTGCGAATCGCTCCAATATGGAATTGTTGAACCCATCCTTTTGAATGATCAAGAACAGCAAATTCATACAACATTGCTGATTTGAATTTCAAAACTTCTTTTTCGTTCAACTCTTCTCCTTTACGGATTTTTATAAAGATTTCTGATGCTTCTTCATAGGTGTAATCAGTTGCAAAAAATTGCTCCAGGCCATGATCGGAAGCCTTGCAACCCATTTCTGCAAAGAAATCATGACGTTTAGTTAATGCACTTAATAAATCATCCAGTGTATTGATTTCCATTTTAGCTGAAGTAGCTAATTTTTCGATATACTGATTATATTCTGAAGCATTATCAACGGACATAGCTTTATCTGGACGCCACGATGGAACCACCTTAGTTTCAAACCCAGAATCCTGAATTATTTTGTGCCATTCTAATGAATCAGCAGGATCATCGGTCGTTCCAATGACTTCAACATTGGCTTTGCGAATCAAATTTTTACACGAAAATTCAGGAGTGTTCAGTTTCTTATTGCAATCTTCCCAGATTTCTTTGGATGTTTTCGGGCTTAAGATTTTGTCTATGCCAAAAGGTTTTTTTAGCTCTAGATGTGTCCAATGATATAATGGATTTCGAAGTGTATAAGGTACAGTTTCGGCCCAAACTTGAAATTTTTCCCAATCAGAAGAATTGCCGGTAATCCTTTCTTCATCAATACCATTTGTTCGCAAAGCTCTCCATTTATAGTGATCGCCATGCAACCAAATCTGACTCAAATTATCGAACGACTTATCCTCTGCGATTTCCTGTGGAGAAATATGGCAGTGGTAATCTATAATTGGAAGATCAGCTACGTATTCATGATACAGTTTTTTAGCTGTATCAGTCTCAAGAATAAAATCCTTGTCTAGAAATTTCTTCATTGGTAATTTATTGTTTCGTTTCCGTACACGGAAGGTTTTAAAAAAAAACATTTAAATCGATTGCTGTATTGATAATTTTAGGTCATTATTTAAATAAATGTTGCTTTCGTGTTCGTGCACGAAGTTAGTAAGGTTTTCTATTTATTGCAAATTTATTTATAAAATCCGCAGTACCAATTAGTTTCGATAGTCCTGTTTTGTTAAGAATTTCAGATGGATGGAAAGCTTGAAAAGATTTACGTGATGGATGATTTTGAAATGAATGGGTGAAATTTAAAGATCTGTTTGTTCAATTATGACTAATGATTGTTTGTATTAAATCTAAATAATTTAGACTGGTAATTGCTGTGCAGAGGTAGGCTGTTATTGCATTGTCATTTCATGGCTTCTATTTTTTTTAGCCCTGACAGCGTTTACAATAAATTCAGATCTTTTAAATTCAAATTATACCCGAAAAGGTATAATCCACACTCCAATTCAATGTTTTATACCCGATGAGGTATAATTACGCAAAATATTGTTTAACCGAGAGACTGACGGAATTCAAATACCGTGGGTCTTATGAGCAAATTGGAAAAACGATACATAAATATTCAAGCAATTCGGGTTTGGATCTCATTAATTTCTTTGAGCAGGTCTTGTTTTCTTTTCTGATGGGTAATGCCGATATGCATTTGAAAAATTTCTCCTTGATTAATCATCCGGTATTAGGTTATGTGTTAACTCCGGCATACGATATGCTTTCAACAGCACTCGTAATGAATGACGATAAGGAGGATTTAGCATTAACACTCAATGCAAAAAAGACGAAGATAAAGCGTAAAGATTTCATCTCTGCCTTTGATCTGTTTGAAATGCTCGAGAAATCACAAAATAATATTTTTGCAAAATTTGAAAAGACCATGCCTTCTTGGTTAGAAATGATTGATGTTAGTTTTCTTCCTTCAGAAATGAAAGAAGCCTATATCGCGTTGATTCGAGATCGTGCCAATCGCTTATCTAAAAATATAAACTAGGCTCCAGAACATTTAGAATAAGAAGTTCTAGAGTTTTTTAGTGAAACCAGAAATATGAACTTATTCTCCTCTGGCCTGAGCAAAAAGTTTGCTAAGTGGGCCAAAATCCTCCCGATTTTTATAGGGATGTGCATTCCGCTTATTTTTCATGATAGTGCTCTTTTTGTAAACAAGTAGCTGTACAAACAAGCTTAGATAAAGGTGTGACTCTAGGGCACATCTTTTCTTTTTCAGATTAGGTTATCAGTTATTTCCCGAATAATTCAGGCATATTCATTTACTTTGTGAGAGAATAGCTTTCGAATAGGATAAGAATTACGTTAGAATTATGAATCAATTTATTGAAAAAAAGATAGTAGCCTACCGAAGACATTTTCATACTCATCCCGAAACTGGTTGGTTGGAATACGCAACAGTAGCTTTTATAGCCGATGAGTTATCGACTTTAGGATTTGAAGTGAAAAGAGGAAAGGAAGTCATGAATGATTCCGGTTTGATGGGCTTGCCTTCGGAGCAGGAGAACCGAAAAGCCTTTGATAGAGCAGAACGCATTTATGGTTCTGAAAAAATGAAGCCCTTTGCAAATAATTGTACCGCTGTAGCCGGAATTATGGATTGTGGAGAAGGACCCTGTGTGGCGATACGTGTCGATATGGATGCTTTACCAATAAGGGAAACTGAGGATGAGGAACATTTCCCAAGGAATGAGGGATTTGCGTCTGTGAATTCTTGCATTATGCATGCTTGTGGACACGATGCACATTCGGCAATAGGCCTGGGGGTGGCTCATTATATTGCAAGGTATTCAGATCTAATAAAGGGTAAGGTGATTCTATTGTTTCAGCCTGCAGAGGAAGGAGTGCGTGGTGCTGCTGCAATCGTGAAATCTGGTTTTTTGAAAGATATTGATTATCTATTCGCGGCTCATTTATGGAGCAATATGCCTTTAGGTAAAATAGTTTGTTCGCAGAATGGAACTGCCGCAACCGATAAACTGGATGTGACTTTTATTGGGAAATCTGCTCATGCAGGCATCTGCCCTGAAAAAGGAAATAATGCTGTTTTGGCTGCTGCTAATTGTATTGTTGGCTTACACGATATCAATCTTGAAGGTGAAGGTTTGGCTCGTGTAAATGTAGGGAGGATTATAGGTGGAACAGCTCGCAATATTATTGCTGATCAGGCTAGCTTGGAGATGGAATTTAGGGCGAACAATCTCGAAAGAGAAAGTCAGCTTTTGAAAAAAGCAGAGGAAATTATTCAGGAGGCAGCTCATCAGCAAAATTGTAGCTTCAAAATACAAAAGATGGGCGAAGCTACCGGTGCTCATGGTGATAAAGATTTTGCAGAGAGGATAAAGCGCGAGGCAGAAAAGATCGGTTTATTCACCGATATTGTATTGTCTGATGAGGTGAACAGGGGGAGTGAGGATTTTACTTCAATGATGAACGCTGTTCAGAACAGTGGCGGAAAAGCCTGTTTTATAGGCATAGGTGCTTCCTTAAAAGAGAAGGATTTACAACACCATACACCCGAATTTGATATCGACGAAAGGGCTATGCTACCAACGGTAGAACTTTTTCTTAATCTAATAAAGAGCCTTTTGAATTAAATTTTGCATTATCGAAATGCGGTTCCGCTAATGATGCTTGCAATACTTCTTGGTTTTTATAAAAAAAAAGGACTGTTTATTACAAGATTTAGGTTTTAATTTAGATTTCTCCTATAAATTTTGCCAGATTATCTTGTCGATTAAGCTTAAATTTTTTGCGGATACGATGCCTCGCTATGTGTACACTAGGAAGTGAGATGTTAAGTAATTGGGCCATTTCTTTACCGTTAAAATTAAGCTTAATTAAAGCACAATGTTTTAAGTCGGTAGGGGAAAGTGAAGGGTAGCTATTCTTAAGTTTTTTATAAAACCCCGAATTTACTTTGGTAAAGCGTTCATTAAATTCATTCCATAGGTTTTTATTAAAGTCCTTGGTGGTATTTCTTATACCCCTATAAGAAGCTTCATCCAAGTGTTTTTCTAATTCGCATAAAAGATTATCTACAACCCTTTCTTTATCGATCAACTGCAAGGTATATGAAGTTATCTCCTTGTTTTTCACCTCCATTACCTCTTCATGTTTTTCCTTTTCAAGTTTAATCTTGAGTTCTGCTCTGTATTGGTTTTCTATCAAGCCCTTACGCTGATACCAGTTTTTAACCAACAATACGCTTATTGCTAATGCAAATAAAATCAAACCCAAAAACACCTTTAACCTAAAGTTTTGTTGTTGTCTTTCTTTTAGTAAATCTTGTTGGTGAGTAATTTCATCGTTTTTTTGTCGCATTACCTCCCTGTAACTATTTTTCACCTCTAATAATTCGCCATTGTTTCGTGCATTAAATAAATTATCGTCAATCTTTTTGGCTTCAGAAAGGTAGGAGTAAGCTTTTCCTTGCATATTTTTTTGAGCATATACTTTGGACAGTTCATGCAAAACCTCTGATTTAATGTCCGTATGCATATTACTTTCCTGCATC contains:
- a CDS encoding SDR family oxidoreductase; the protein is MDTNLKGKVAVITGAAGVICSAMAKSLAAMGVKTALVDINAEAVEKLAQEIEKEFNVSSIGVAASVLDKESLQKAKKIINNMLGSVDYLINGAGGNSPLATSGVDQMVDSDLEDLDETFFGMKMEGFDKVFDLNFKGTILPTMVFAMDMIDKKSGSIVNVSSMNSFRPLTRIAAYSAAKAAVNNFTQWLAVHFSKMGVRVNAIAPGFLLTNQNRFLLTDEETGEPTARGVKIINNTPMERYGTPDELQGTLLYLLSDWSAFVTGVVIPVDGGFSAYSGV
- a CDS encoding bifunctional 4-hydroxy-2-oxoglutarate aldolase/2-dehydro-3-deoxy-phosphogluconate aldolase translates to MARFSRIEVALKMKETGMVPVFFHSDIEVCKKVVKACYKGGARIFEFVNRGDFAHEVFGELNKWSAKECPEMILGVGSVIDAGTTSIYIQLGANFVVSPILNAEMAKVCNRRKIAWSPGCGSLTEISYAEELGAEVVKIFPGEQVGGPEFVKAVKGPFPWSSIMPTGGVKPEKENLTKWFNAGVHCVGMGSQLMIKNTDGSFNYEAIEAKTSEAMAIIKEIRK
- a CDS encoding sugar kinase; this translates as MNKVVTFGEIMLRLSTPGYSRFSQTDNFNATYGGGEANVAVSLANYGLNVDFVTRLPKNDIGRACMMDLRKYGVGVDQIVWGGDRLGIYFLETGAVSRGSKVVYDRANSAAAEIEIGMIDWDKVFDGANWFHWTGITPAISQGAADVCLEAIKEANKRGITVSTDLNYRKNLWNYGKTAEEVMPELVAGCDVILGNEEDAEKVLGVSPEGVDVTGGHVEADAYLSVSQQIMKQFPRCKKVITTLRGSISANHNSWTGVLYDGKELFKANNTYQITHIVDRVGGGDSFMGGLIYGLITWANDDQKALNFAVAASCLKHTIFGDYNQVSVEEVVKLMDGDASGRVAR
- the uxaC gene encoding glucuronate isomerase codes for the protein MKKFLDKDFILETDTAKKLYHEYVADLPIIDYHCHISPQEIAEDKSFDNLSQIWLHGDHYKWRALRTNGIDEERITGNSSDWEKFQVWAETVPYTLRNPLYHWTHLELKKPFGIDKILSPKTSKEIWEDCNKKLNTPEFSCKNLIRKANVEVIGTTDDPADSLEWHKIIQDSGFETKVVPSWRPDKAMSVDNASEYNQYIEKLATSAKMEINTLDDLLSALTKRHDFFAEMGCKASDHGLEQFFATDYTYEEASEIFIKIRKGEELNEKEVLKFKSAMLYEFAVLDHSKGWVQQFHIGAIRNNNTGMFNKLGADTGFDSIADKLVAEDMSKFLNRLASEEKLTKTTLYNLNPAHNEVYATMIGNFQDGKTAGKIQWGSGWWFLDQKDGMEKQLNTLSNLGLLSRFVGMLTDSRSFLSYSRHEYFRRILCNLIGNDVEKGLIPYDEDLLKEIVQGICYYNAKKYFNF
- a CDS encoding HipA domain-containing protein, translating into MRYNYAKYCLTERLTEFKYRGSYEQIGKTIHKYSSNSGLDLINFFEQVLFSFLMGNADMHLKNFSLINHPVLGYVLTPAYDMLSTALVMNDDKEDLALTLNAKKTKIKRKDFISAFDLFEMLEKSQNNIFAKFEKTMPSWLEMIDVSFLPSEMKEAYIALIRDRANRLSKNIN
- a CDS encoding amidohydrolase → MNQFIEKKIVAYRRHFHTHPETGWLEYATVAFIADELSTLGFEVKRGKEVMNDSGLMGLPSEQENRKAFDRAERIYGSEKMKPFANNCTAVAGIMDCGEGPCVAIRVDMDALPIRETEDEEHFPRNEGFASVNSCIMHACGHDAHSAIGLGVAHYIARYSDLIKGKVILLFQPAEEGVRGAAAIVKSGFLKDIDYLFAAHLWSNMPLGKIVCSQNGTAATDKLDVTFIGKSAHAGICPEKGNNAVLAAANCIVGLHDINLEGEGLARVNVGRIIGGTARNIIADQASLEMEFRANNLERESQLLKKAEEIIQEAAHQQNCSFKIQKMGEATGAHGDKDFAERIKREAEKIGLFTDIVLSDEVNRGSEDFTSMMNAVQNSGGKACFIGIGASLKEKDLQHHTPEFDIDERAMLPTVELFLNLIKSLLN
- a CDS encoding tetratricopeptide repeat protein, with translation MRTKELLLLLFLLFFYAESVFSDTISDEINSNWKLYLQDLKYLDSDLDSAYQLSSKHLVQSVNLKDTSAQVLCLISMADIQKNIGNYSKAYDHIWEAQLLAESSRDTIHLAECHYMLGMLYGIFNKEEEAVEHMKQALILRKKLQKRSILKERELISNYFSIAVRYSRSKNFKQANTYLDTCLVMVKKYDIAPYYILAERAYIAINENELVKAENILRKITPYFEDKQIRFEVMIYSFWGQLKVKQSLWNDAIFYYKKCLAVMQESNMHTDIKSEVLHELSKVYAQKNMQGKAYSYLSEAKKIDDNLFNARNNGELLEVKNSYREVMRQKNDEITHQQDLLKERQQQNFRLKVFLGLILFALAISVLLVKNWYQRKGLIENQYRAELKIKLEKEKHEEVMEVKNKEITSYTLQLIDKERVVDNLLCELEKHLDEASYRGIRNTTKDFNKNLWNEFNERFTKVNSGFYKKLKNSYPSLSPTDLKHCALIKLNFNGKEMAQLLNISLPSVHIARHRIRKKFKLNRQDNLAKFIGEI